A part of Henriciella litoralis genomic DNA contains:
- a CDS encoding MarR family transcriptional regulator: MAALKLTRAQWRTILYVFRLSNPTQTQLAEKMELGRASVGALIDQLERSGYVSRIADVEDRRVWRIVPSQLANSRKSEIDRAGRRVAGELFADFNDKDLRDLRRCLEKLVPGAR; the protein is encoded by the coding sequence GCTGCGTTGAAACTAACGCGCGCGCAATGGAGAACAATACTGTACGTTTTTCGGCTTTCTAACCCTACTCAAACTCAATTAGCCGAGAAAATGGAGTTGGGGCGAGCCTCGGTTGGCGCTCTAATAGACCAATTAGAGAGAAGTGGATATGTATCCCGGATCGCGGACGTCGAGGATCGTCGCGTGTGGCGAATTGTGCCTTCTCAATTGGCAAACTCACGGAAATCTGAGATTGATCGGGCAGGAAGGAGGGTTGCTGGTGAGTTGTTTGCAGATTTCAACGACAAAGACCTTAGAGATCTCCGTCGATGTCTTGAAAAGCTAGTTCCAGGCGCGAGGTGA
- the trbB gene encoding P-type conjugative transfer ATPase TrbB, protein MTDQPFKSEAIERGSRMLRTALGPHVATWLADPIVVEVMLNPDGNLWVDRLSEGLADTGEELSVADGERIVRLVAHHVGAEVHAGAPRVSAELPGTGERFEGLLPPVVAAPVFAIRKPAVAVFTLEDYVRAEIMPDDAAAALCDAITSRANILVAGGTSTGKTTLTNALLAEVAKSSDRVVLIEDTRELQCLTPNLVALRTKDGVASLSDLVRSSLRLRPDRIPIGEVRGAEALDLLKAWGTGHPGGIGTIHAGSALGALRRLEQLIQEAVITVPRAMIAETIDLIAVLSGRGSARRLSELARVEGLDATGDYQIQPLLHPRTGDHP, encoded by the coding sequence ATGACCGACCAACCTTTCAAATCCGAAGCGATCGAGCGCGGCTCCCGCATGCTTCGCACGGCGCTCGGGCCGCATGTCGCCACCTGGCTTGCGGACCCGATCGTCGTCGAGGTGATGCTCAATCCCGACGGGAACCTCTGGGTCGACCGCCTGAGCGAAGGCCTCGCCGACACCGGCGAAGAGCTTTCCGTCGCTGACGGCGAACGCATCGTCCGTCTGGTTGCGCACCATGTCGGCGCAGAGGTTCATGCTGGCGCTCCGCGTGTGTCCGCGGAGCTGCCGGGAACAGGGGAGCGGTTCGAGGGGCTTCTTCCGCCTGTGGTCGCCGCCCCGGTCTTCGCGATCCGCAAGCCGGCCGTCGCGGTCTTCACACTCGAAGACTATGTCCGCGCCGAGATCATGCCAGACGATGCGGCGGCGGCATTGTGCGACGCCATCACATCCCGCGCCAACATCCTTGTCGCTGGCGGCACCTCGACCGGCAAGACCACGCTCACCAATGCATTGCTGGCGGAAGTCGCCAAATCCTCCGACCGCGTCGTTCTGATCGAGGACACACGCGAGCTCCAATGCCTGACGCCGAACCTTGTCGCTCTGCGGACCAAGGATGGCGTCGCGTCGCTTTCCGATCTCGTTCGCTCCTCGCTGCGCCTGCGGCCTGACCGCATCCCCATCGGCGAGGTGCGCGGGGCTGAGGCGCTCGATCTCCTCAAAGCCTGGGGCACCGGCCATCCCGGCGGCATCGGCACCATCCATGCCGGTTCAGCGCTCGGCGCGCTGCGCCGCCTCGAACAGCTCATCCAGGAAGCCGTCATCACCGTGCCCCGCGCGATGATCGCCGAGACAATCGACCTGATCGCCGTCCTCTCGGGGCGCGGATCGGCGCGCCGACTTTCCGAACTCGCCCGCGTCGAGGGCCTCGATGCGACCGGGGACTACCAGATCCAACCGCTTCTTCACCCCAGGACAGGAGACCATCCATGA
- a CDS encoding VirB3 family type IV secretion system protein — MRELADIPGFYAPVHRALVEPILLGGAPRTVAIANGTLAAAVGLGLRLWVVGIALWLVGHLLAVWAAKRDAQIVDVARRHLRFPTWFGV; from the coding sequence ATGCGCGAGCTGGCCGACATTCCGGGCTTTTACGCGCCCGTCCACCGCGCCCTGGTCGAACCGATCCTGCTCGGCGGCGCGCCCCGCACGGTCGCCATCGCCAACGGCACGCTCGCAGCAGCCGTCGGACTTGGCCTTAGGCTCTGGGTGGTCGGGATCGCACTCTGGCTTGTCGGCCATCTCCTCGCGGTCTGGGCCGCAAAACGTGACGCCCAGATCGTCGATGTTGCGCGCCGGCATCTTCGTTTCCCAACCTGGTTCGGAGTCTGA
- the trbJ gene encoding P-type conjugative transfer protein TrbJ, whose amino-acid sequence MRKKLAALMLTGAIALAPMQPAYALFGVGDVVIDPTNLAQNILTAARTLEMINNQITQLQNEAQMLINQGRNLANLPHSSLARLRSIMQQTEDLLGEAQRVGYVVSEIERVFSEQYGDAAATGDFAAMNANAEARWRTSVAGYEDALKVQAGVVGNIEATRTELSTLVSQSQGAVGALQAAQAGNQLLALQSQQMTDLTAAITAQNRADALDAARRASAEAQGRENLSRFLDYGTGYTPTAVSMFR is encoded by the coding sequence ATGCGTAAGAAACTCGCCGCCCTCATGCTGACCGGAGCCATCGCTTTGGCGCCGATGCAACCGGCCTATGCGCTATTCGGCGTCGGCGACGTCGTCATCGATCCGACCAACCTCGCGCAGAATATTCTCACCGCCGCACGCACCCTCGAAATGATCAACAATCAGATCACGCAGCTTCAGAACGAGGCGCAGATGTTGATCAACCAGGGACGCAACCTCGCAAACCTGCCGCACTCATCGCTGGCGCGTCTGCGGTCGATCATGCAGCAGACGGAAGATCTGCTGGGCGAAGCGCAGCGCGTTGGATACGTCGTCTCCGAAATCGAACGCGTCTTCTCAGAACAATATGGAGACGCCGCAGCAACCGGCGATTTCGCCGCCATGAACGCCAATGCCGAGGCGCGCTGGCGGACCTCGGTTGCAGGCTATGAAGACGCGTTGAAGGTCCAGGCCGGCGTCGTCGGCAATATTGAAGCGACGCGCACGGAATTGAGCACTCTCGTCTCGCAAAGCCAGGGTGCGGTCGGCGCCTTGCAGGCGGCGCAGGCCGGCAATCAACTTCTCGCCCTGCAAAGCCAGCAGATGACGGACCTAACCGCCGCCATCACCGCGCAGAACCGCGCGGACGCGCTGGACGCGGCTCGGCGCGCCTCCGCTGAGGCACAGGGACGCGAGAACCTCAGCCGTTTCCTCGATTACGGGACCGGCTACACGCCAACCGCCGTCAGCATGTTCCGGTAA
- a CDS encoding TrbC/VirB2 family protein, whose amino-acid sequence MTKTTILYPRWPLYATALAFSLLLVAPAHAAGSGMPWEAPLQSILESIEGPVAKIVAVIIIIVTGLTLAFGDTSGGFRRLVQIVFGLSIAFAASSFFLSFFSFGGGALI is encoded by the coding sequence ATGACCAAAACCACAATTCTCTATCCGCGCTGGCCGCTTTACGCGACGGCGCTCGCGTTCAGCCTTTTGCTCGTCGCGCCCGCCCATGCGGCGGGCTCGGGCATGCCCTGGGAGGCGCCGCTCCAGTCAATCCTGGAATCCATTGAAGGGCCGGTCGCCAAGATCGTCGCGGTGATCATCATCATCGTCACAGGACTGACGCTCGCCTTCGGCGACACCTCCGGCGGTTTTCGCCGCCTCGTGCAGATCGTCTTCGGCCTCTCCATCGCCTTCGCGGCGTCGAGCTTCTTCCTGTCATTCTTCTCGTTCGGCGGCGGAGCGCTGATCTGA
- the trbE gene encoding conjugal transfer protein TrbE, protein MMRLAEYRSTASLLADFLPWAALVAEGVILNKDGSLQRTARFRGPDLDSATPSELVAVSGRLNNALRRLGSGWAVFVEAQRAPARDYPLSHFPDAVSALVDVERRAQFEDASRHFESSYFLTFVWMPPLDDTSRAGRWLYEDAPDSSLNPREHVESFMARTDRLLDLLDGFMPEAAWLSDEETLTFLHSTVSTRRQRLRLPETPMHLDALLADSALVGGLTPSLGGAHLRSLSIIGFPTATWPGLLDELNSQPFEYRWVTRAICLDKTDATKLLTRIRRQWFAKRKSIAAILKEVMTNEASTLLDSDAANKAADADEALQELGADMAGAAYITATLTVWDEDEAVADAKLKAAEKVIQGRDFTCMPETLNAIEAWLGSLPGHLYANVRQPPVSTLNLVHMIPISAVWAGPARNDHLDGPPLFYAETEGSTPFRFSPHVGDVGHTLVVGPTGSGKSVLLALMALQFRRYAGAQIFAFDFGGSIRCATVACGGDWQDLAGALSDDEAAVQLQPLRNIDDIGERAWAQDWLSGLIAREGVTIDPVARDHLWSALTSLASAPVAERTLTGLSVLLQSTELKQALTPFCLGGPFGRLLDAETEELGTADFQAFETEGLIGSAATPAVLAYLFHRIEDRLDGRPSLIIVDEGWLALDDGTFGGQLREWLKTLRKKNASVLFATQSLADIDNSAIAPAIIESCPTRIFLPNERAFEPQIADIYRRFGLNERQIEIVARAMPKRDYYCQSRRGNRLFSLGLGEVALAFTAASSKTDHAAITDILSEHGRDGFAAAWLARRGLDWAVELLGQTPDPIPSPQTTETTHA, encoded by the coding sequence ATGATGCGCCTCGCCGAATATCGCTCGACCGCCTCGCTATTGGCAGATTTTCTTCCGTGGGCGGCGCTCGTCGCGGAGGGCGTCATCCTCAACAAGGATGGCAGTCTGCAACGCACCGCACGGTTTCGGGGGCCTGACCTCGACTCCGCGACACCGTCAGAACTCGTCGCCGTGTCCGGCCGGCTCAACAACGCCCTTCGCCGGCTCGGATCGGGCTGGGCGGTGTTCGTCGAAGCGCAGCGGGCGCCGGCGCGCGACTATCCGCTCTCACATTTTCCCGATGCCGTTTCCGCCCTCGTGGACGTGGAACGACGCGCCCAGTTTGAAGATGCGTCCAGACATTTCGAAAGCAGCTACTTCCTGACTTTCGTCTGGATGCCGCCGCTCGACGATACGAGCCGCGCGGGACGATGGCTCTATGAGGACGCGCCCGACAGCAGCCTCAACCCGCGAGAGCATGTCGAGAGTTTTATGGCGCGAACGGATCGCCTGCTCGATCTCCTCGACGGCTTCATGCCGGAGGCCGCCTGGCTCTCAGACGAAGAGACACTGACCTTTCTGCATTCGACCGTGTCGACGCGTCGTCAACGCCTGCGCTTGCCCGAAACGCCGATGCATCTCGATGCGCTCCTGGCCGATAGCGCGCTTGTCGGCGGGTTGACGCCGAGTTTGGGCGGGGCGCATCTGCGCAGCCTCTCCATCATCGGATTCCCCACGGCCACATGGCCGGGACTGCTGGATGAGCTCAATAGCCAACCCTTCGAATATCGCTGGGTCACGCGCGCTATCTGCCTCGACAAGACCGACGCGACCAAACTGCTGACGCGCATCCGCCGGCAATGGTTCGCCAAGCGCAAATCCATCGCCGCGATCCTGAAAGAGGTGATGACCAATGAGGCGTCGACGCTGCTCGATAGCGACGCGGCGAACAAGGCCGCCGACGCCGATGAAGCCTTGCAAGAGCTCGGCGCCGACATGGCGGGCGCCGCCTACATCACCGCTACGCTGACCGTCTGGGATGAGGACGAAGCCGTCGCGGACGCCAAGCTAAAGGCGGCGGAAAAAGTCATTCAGGGTCGTGACTTCACCTGCATGCCCGAGACTTTGAACGCCATCGAGGCGTGGCTCGGCTCGTTGCCCGGCCATCTCTACGCCAATGTCCGTCAACCGCCGGTCTCCACGCTCAATCTCGTCCACATGATCCCGATATCGGCAGTCTGGGCAGGACCGGCGCGCAATGATCATCTGGACGGACCTCCACTCTTTTACGCGGAGACGGAAGGCTCGACTCCGTTCCGCTTTTCACCCCATGTCGGCGATGTCGGGCACACGCTGGTCGTCGGTCCGACCGGGTCGGGCAAATCCGTGTTGCTGGCGTTGATGGCGCTGCAATTTCGTCGCTATGCGGGCGCGCAGATCTTCGCCTTCGACTTCGGCGGCTCGATCCGCTGTGCGACCGTCGCCTGTGGTGGCGACTGGCAGGATCTCGCCGGCGCGCTTTCGGATGACGAAGCCGCCGTCCAGCTTCAGCCGCTGCGCAACATCGACGATATCGGCGAACGCGCCTGGGCGCAGGACTGGCTGTCCGGCCTGATCGCGCGAGAAGGCGTCACCATCGATCCGGTCGCGCGGGATCATCTCTGGTCGGCGCTGACCTCGCTCGCCTCGGCGCCTGTCGCAGAACGAACGCTCACGGGGCTATCCGTCCTGTTGCAGTCGACCGAACTCAAACAGGCGCTCACGCCATTCTGTCTTGGCGGCCCCTTCGGGCGTTTGCTCGACGCCGAAACAGAAGAACTCGGAACAGCCGATTTCCAGGCCTTCGAGACCGAAGGGCTGATCGGATCGGCCGCGACGCCGGCCGTGCTCGCCTATCTGTTCCACCGGATCGAGGATCGCCTCGATGGACGTCCGAGCCTCATCATCGTCGATGAAGGCTGGCTCGCGCTCGATGACGGGACATTTGGCGGCCAGCTCCGCGAATGGCTTAAGACTCTAAGGAAGAAGAACGCCTCCGTCCTCTTCGCCACGCAATCGCTCGCCGACATCGACAATTCCGCGATTGCGCCCGCCATCATCGAGAGCTGTCCAACGCGCATCTTCCTGCCGAACGAGCGTGCCTTCGAGCCGCAGATCGCCGACATCTACCGCCGCTTCGGCCTCAATGAACGCCAGATCGAGATCGTCGCGCGGGCCATGCCGAAGCGGGACTATTACTGCCAGTCGCGCCGCGGCAATCGGCTCTTCTCGCTCGGTCTCGGCGAGGTCGCGCTCGCCTTCACGGCCGCATCGTCGAAGACCGATCACGCCGCCATCACCGACATCCTCTCCGAACACGGACGAGACGGCTTCGCCGCAGCCTGGCTCGCCCGTCGCGGTCTCGATTGGGCCGTCGAACTGCTCGGCCAAACACCTGATCCGATCCCATCCCCTCAAACCACGGAGACTACTCATGCGTAA
- the trbK-alt gene encoding putative entry exclusion protein TrbK-alt, with protein MRSSPDQIIRPVAIALGGLAALFAAVELANTVTPETPSVPPVTNNPLQAELSRCRTVTPEELEIDTTCRAAWAEQRRRFLGLPGDDPEKE; from the coding sequence GTGCGCAGCTCTCCCGACCAAATCATCAGGCCCGTCGCCATCGCCTTGGGCGGGCTCGCTGCGCTCTTCGCCGCGGTTGAGCTGGCGAATACGGTCACTCCGGAAACGCCATCGGTTCCTCCCGTGACCAACAATCCTTTGCAGGCGGAACTTTCTCGCTGCCGAACGGTGACGCCGGAAGAGCTGGAAATCGACACGACGTGTCGCGCCGCCTGGGCAGAGCAACGCCGCCGATTTCTCGGGCTTCCCGGCGACGATCCCGAGAAGGAGTAG